The Rattus rattus isolate New Zealand chromosome 8, Rrattus_CSIRO_v1, whole genome shotgun sequence genome contains the following window.
ACAATGTTAAAATGATAAAAGTGGAGCTTACACTGTCCATTTCCTTATGAAGAAAGAATTTATGTTACCATCTTTAAGTATAGCAAAGGTTGTATATGTGTAAGGAAGTGCTTGGTCTTAGTGTGGATGTGGCTCTTGTAacatagaaaaatgtttttctctgtaGACTGATTGGCAAGACAAGTAAGTCATGAAAAGTGCTTAGCAGACCTCACACTGAACATATCTGCACTGGTTGCATTGGTTGCCCATGGATTGAGTACTAACATTCTCAtaacaaaaatcaaactcagggacaGATATAACTTATCTTTAACAATAACTGCCATGTGTTAAGCAGTCTACTGTATTAGAcgtctaaaatataaaattatctgtCAAAAAATTAAAGATCCCTGGCAAAATGAAACCTTGAATTCTGTTTCACACTTCAGTAGATGGGAAAATACTAGAtagttatttcatttttgtctcttCCTATACAGTACTcccaaaagaaaatgttaaaaggaaatcTTTCTGAAGTGACTGAGTTCATCCTCGCTGGGTTAACAGACAAACCAGAACTGCAGctgcccctcttcttcctctttctaggAATCTATGTGGTCACAGTGGTGGGGAACCTGGGCATGATCACCCTGATACGATTCAGTTCTCAActacacacacccatgtactatTTCCTCAGCAGTTTGTCCTTCATTGACCTCTGCCATTCCACAGTCATTACTCCCAAAATGCTGGTGAACTTTGTGACAGTGAAGAACACCATCTCCTACCCTGAATGCATGACTCAGCTCTACGTTTTCCTTATGTTTGGTATTGCAGAGTGTCACATGCTAGCTGTAATGGCATATGACCGCTATGTTGCCATCTGTAACCCATTGCTTTACAATGCTACAATGTCTTATGAAGTCTGTTCCTGGATGATATTTGGAGTATTTAGTCTGGCTTTGATTGGTACCACAACTCACACAGTCTGCATGTTAAGAGTGCACTTCTGTGAGACTGATACAATAAATCATTACTTCTGTGATCTTTATCCACTCCTAGAACTTTCTTGTTCTGATACATTTATAAATGAAGTAGTAGTTTTATGTTTCagtgtttttaatatctttattccAACTCTGACTATCCTAAGCTCTTACGTCTtcatcattgccagcatcctCCGGATTAAATCCACTGAGGGCAGGTCCAAAGCTTTCAGCACCTGCAGCTCACACATATCAGCTGTTGCTATCTTCTTTGG
Protein-coding sequences here:
- the LOC116906933 gene encoding olfactory receptor 150-like; protein product: MLKGNLSEVTEFILAGLTDKPELQLPLFFLFLGIYVVTVVGNLGMITLIRFSSQLHTPMYYFLSSLSFIDLCHSTVITPKMLVNFVTVKNTISYPECMTQLYVFLMFGIAECHMLAVMAYDRYVAICNPLLYNATMSYEVCSWMIFGVFSLALIGTTTHTVCMLRVHFCETDTINHYFCDLYPLLELSCSDTFINEVVVLCFSVFNIFIPTLTILSSYVFIIASILRIKSTEGRSKAFSTCSSHISAVAIFFGSIAFMYLQPSSVSSMDQGKVSSVFYTTVVPMLNPLIYSLRNKDVKVALNKFLERKFFL